A genome region from Ptiloglossa arizonensis isolate GNS036 chromosome 4, iyPtiAriz1_principal, whole genome shotgun sequence includes the following:
- the LOC143145141 gene encoding GPI ethanolamine phosphate transferase 1 isoform X3, translated as MNEVGPSLVTNYTFKSGKEYVVKIKVTAFKECQRNLELTVTDKYTGENWQSSYDAAYIENLTHKTGNYKHFDVFMAMLQSGLLKTSESITLDLLTFEDLELLRARRFERNSCSSLSNTTNNRRYLILTYTVEFDRIHYPLPLEYCGLPDPVILQSTIRRLQAEIEKLQSIGVNKNLQKRIEQLTTANQRLVQENQRLASGELPSVPVLENAPAKRLVLFVADGLRFRTFIESPPKFLKYVMTYKGVWGVSHTRLPTESRPGIVAICAGLYEDPSAIFKGWKENPVDFDSIFNQSHFSWAWGSSDIIPMFTKGTKGNVYGDSYPHEWQDFDIMQGQIWRLDSWVFDKYLNWLQEEAQKVKNVKRIILFLHLLGCDTTGHAAKPNSREYIENMNYVDHKIEEVVQMTENIFGDNATAYIFTADHGMTNWGSHGSGSTDETETPLIVWGAGINAFSSRQDVEQVDITPLISTLIGAPIPSNSEGVLPWQYLNDTDLKYINHALLNNLKQLTYQVKANREMNCENNRFSDWKEIELDYKISILDKYLREKNLREKLIEIVDTIELAKESLSYFRQYQRLRFLIYLSIMWLGWIILLFFKIAGAKRLIINRNALLVADITFISILITIFIMHKVSDCRNWRLPCYGSLATISFWFAIRSIIMYSIKLRFQNDKHLWVKVIGIILLLAIIFMGLTYRFILSVGILCTALIQNMILKKTRNFCWTAVFLAVFPLLPVVEPYPRIYIVFFSICIVTIIVALQIQSKYRKAVDIFRLIITGLTCLEFIDGRSWVSWAILLTTPLQICTYSIELKERMQGVMLGFFCPLTLLSTSYEPFFFIFLALHLSCWPQSNVLPNQSYQRTKNILTVEELLKATIFETVYHYHIYIVLLLKEVGWTLVVLSVDLQL; from the exons ATGAATGAAGTTGGCCCGTCTTTGGTGACAAATTACACTTTTAAAAGTGGTAAAGAATACGTTGTGAAGATAAAAGTCACTGCTTTTAAAGAATGCCAGCGTAATTTAGAGCTGACAGTTACCGATAAATATACCGGCGAGAATTGGCAGTCCTCTTATGATGCTGCAT ATATTGAAAATTTGACTCACAAAACGGGAAATTATAAGCATTTTGATGTGTTTATGGCTATGCTGCAGTCTGGATTGTTAAAA ACAAGCGAATCTATTACTTTGGATCTCCTCACATTTGAAGATTTAGAATTGCTGCGTGCACGCAGATTTGAACGTAATTCATGTTCAAGTTTGAGTAATACAACAAATAATCGTCGATACCTTATATTAACATACACAGTGGAATTTGATCG AATCCACTATCCATTACCACTGGAATATTGTGGGTTACCCGATCCAGTAATATTACAATCTACCATTAGAAGATTACAagctgaaattgaaaaattgcaatCTATTGGAGTGAATAAAAACCTGCAAAAACGTATTGAGCAACTTACAACTGCAAATCAAAGACTTGTTCAAGAAAATCAGAGACTTGCAAGTGGAG AATTGCCAAGTGTACCAGTTTTGGAAAATGCACCAGCGAAAAGATTAGTCTTGTTTGTGGCGGATGGTTTGAGATTCAGGACCTTCATCGAATCACCACCAAAATTTCTGAA ATATGTGATGACATATAAAGGTGTTTGGGGTGTATCTCATACACGATTGCCCACAGAATCTAGACCAGGCATTGTTGCAATTTGTGCAGGATTATACGAAGATCCTAGTGCTATTTTTAAAGGGTGGAAAGAAAATCCTGTTGATTTTGACTCTATTTTCAATCAAAGTCACTTTTCATGGGCATGGGGAAGCTCTGATATTATACCCATGTTTACAAAAG gtACAAAGGGAAATGTATATGGTGATAGCTATCCTCATGAATGGCAAGATTTTGATATAATGCAAGGTCAAATTTGGCGCTTAGATTCATGGGTGTTTGACAAATATCTGAATTGGCTTCAAGAAGAAGCtcaaaaagtaaaaaatgtaaAGCGTATTATACTTTTCCTTCATCTCCTTGGTTGTGATACTACAGGACATGCTGCAAAGCCCAATTCTAG aGAATACATCGAAAACATGAATTATGTTGATCATAAAATAGAAGAAGTTGTACAAATGACAGAAAATATTTTTGGGGATAATGCTACTGCATACATTTTCACAGCTGATCATGGAATGACTAATTGGGGATCACATGGAAGTGGTTctacagatgaaacagaaacaccATTAATTGTTTGGGGTGCAGGAATTAATGCATTTAGCTCTCGTCAAGATGTAGAACAAGTAGATATTACTCCACTGATATCAACCTTAATTGGTGCACCTATTCCTAGCAATAGTGAA GGTGTTTTGCCATGGCAATATTTAAATGATACTGATCTTAAATACATAAATCATGctttgttaaataatttaaaacagtTAACATATCAAGTAAAAGCAAATCGCGAAATGAATTGTGAGAACAATAGATTTTCAGATTGGAAAGAGATAGAATTGGATTACAAAATTTCTATATTAGATAAATATCTTAGAGAAAAAAACTTAAGagagaaattaattgaaatagtTGATACAATTGAATTAGCCAAAGAATCTTTGTCATATTTTCGACAATACCAAAGATTACggtttttaatatatttgtcaATAATGTGGCTAGGATGGATAATATTGTTATTCTTTAAAATAGCTGGAGCTAAGCGACTTATTATCAATCGCAATGCCTTATTAGTAGCAGATATTACATTTATATCCATACTCATTACTATATTCATTATGCATAAAG TTTCAGATTGCAGAAATTGGAGATTACCCTGTTACGGATCTTTAGCTACAATCTCTTTTTGGTTTGCTATTCGAAGTATAATTATGTACTCAATAAAATTAAGATTCCAAAATGATAAACATCTTTGGGTAAAGGTTATAGGAATAATTTTGTTACTAGCAATAATTTTTATGGGATTAACGTACAGATTTATTCTTAGTGTAGGAATATTATGTACAGCTTTAATTCAAAACATGATATTAAAAAAAACTCGGAATTTTTGTTGGACAGCTGTATTTTTAGCTGTTTTTCCATTATTACCTGTTGTAGAACCATATCCTCGAATTTATATCGT ATTTTTCAGTATATGTATTGTAACGATAATAGTTGCTTTACAAATCCAATCAAAGTACAGAAAAGCAGTCGACATTTTTCGACTAATAATTACAGGATTGACATGCCTAGAATTTATAGATGGTCGAAGTTGGGTGTCATGGGCAATTTTACTAACAACGCCATTACAGATTTGCACTTATTCCATAGAATTAAAGGAAAGAATGCAAGGTGTCATGTTGGGTTTTTTCTGTCCACTTACTTTATTATCAACATCTTATGAACCTTTCTTCTTCATATTTCTTGCACTACATTTATCTTGCTGGCCACAATCTAATGTGCTTCCTAATCAAAGTTATCAAAGgaccaaaaatattttaacagtgGAAGAATTACTGAAAGCTACAATCTTT GAGACTGTTTATCATTACCACATATATATTGTGTTACTCCTCAAGGAAGTTGGTTGGACATTGGTAGTGCTATCAGTAgatttacaattataa
- the LOC143145141 gene encoding GPI ethanolamine phosphate transferase 1 isoform X1, with protein sequence MNEVGPSLVTNYTFKSGKEYVVKIKVTAFKECQRNLELTVTDKYTGENWQSSYDAAYIENLTHKTGNYKHFDVFMAMLQSGLLKTSESITLDLLTFEDLELLRARRFERNSCSSLSNTTNNRRYLILTYTVEFDRIHYPLPLEYCGLPDPVILQSTIRRLQAEIEKLQSIGVNKNLQKRIEQLTTANQRLVQENQRLASGELPSVPVLENAPAKRLVLFVADGLRFRTFIESPPKFLKYVMTYKGVWGVSHTRLPTESRPGIVAICAGLYEDPSAIFKGWKENPVDFDSIFNQSHFSWAWGSSDIIPMFTKGTKGNVYGDSYPHEWQDFDIMQGQIWRLDSWVFDKYLNWLQEEAQKVKNVKRIILFLHLLGCDTTGHAAKPNSREYIENMNYVDHKIEEVVQMTENIFGDNATAYIFTADHGMTNWGSHGSGSTDETETPLIVWGAGINAFSSRQDVEQVDITPLISTLIGAPIPSNSEGVLPWQYLNDTDLKYINHALLNNLKQLTYQVKANREMNCENNRFSDWKEIELDYKISILDKYLREKNLREKLIEIVDTIELAKESLSYFRQYQRLRFLIYLSIMWLGWIILLFFKIAGAKRLIINRNALLVADITFISILITIFIMHKVSDCRNWRLPCYGSLATISFWFAIRSIIMYSIKLRFQNDKHLWVKVIGIILLLAIIFMGLTYRFILSVGILCTALIQNMILKKTRNFCWTAVFLAVFPLLPVVEPYPRIYIVFFSICIVTIIVALQIQSKYRKAVDIFRLIITGLTCLEFIDGRSWVSWAILLTTPLQICTYSIELKERMQGVMLGFFCPLTLLSTSYEPFFFIFLALHLSCWPQSNVLPNQSYQRTKNILTVEELLKATIFMLYTLLCFFGTGNMASISSFDPSWTRHFVTIFSPFLMFSLILLKISIPLILIGCASHIHGFPNIFLAVLLLGDCLSLPHIYCVTPQGSWLDIGSAISRFTIIISLPCLLLLLYYLSYPLMTFIPNKFKSHMVLEKTHVV encoded by the exons ATGAATGAAGTTGGCCCGTCTTTGGTGACAAATTACACTTTTAAAAGTGGTAAAGAATACGTTGTGAAGATAAAAGTCACTGCTTTTAAAGAATGCCAGCGTAATTTAGAGCTGACAGTTACCGATAAATATACCGGCGAGAATTGGCAGTCCTCTTATGATGCTGCAT ATATTGAAAATTTGACTCACAAAACGGGAAATTATAAGCATTTTGATGTGTTTATGGCTATGCTGCAGTCTGGATTGTTAAAA ACAAGCGAATCTATTACTTTGGATCTCCTCACATTTGAAGATTTAGAATTGCTGCGTGCACGCAGATTTGAACGTAATTCATGTTCAAGTTTGAGTAATACAACAAATAATCGTCGATACCTTATATTAACATACACAGTGGAATTTGATCG AATCCACTATCCATTACCACTGGAATATTGTGGGTTACCCGATCCAGTAATATTACAATCTACCATTAGAAGATTACAagctgaaattgaaaaattgcaatCTATTGGAGTGAATAAAAACCTGCAAAAACGTATTGAGCAACTTACAACTGCAAATCAAAGACTTGTTCAAGAAAATCAGAGACTTGCAAGTGGAG AATTGCCAAGTGTACCAGTTTTGGAAAATGCACCAGCGAAAAGATTAGTCTTGTTTGTGGCGGATGGTTTGAGATTCAGGACCTTCATCGAATCACCACCAAAATTTCTGAA ATATGTGATGACATATAAAGGTGTTTGGGGTGTATCTCATACACGATTGCCCACAGAATCTAGACCAGGCATTGTTGCAATTTGTGCAGGATTATACGAAGATCCTAGTGCTATTTTTAAAGGGTGGAAAGAAAATCCTGTTGATTTTGACTCTATTTTCAATCAAAGTCACTTTTCATGGGCATGGGGAAGCTCTGATATTATACCCATGTTTACAAAAG gtACAAAGGGAAATGTATATGGTGATAGCTATCCTCATGAATGGCAAGATTTTGATATAATGCAAGGTCAAATTTGGCGCTTAGATTCATGGGTGTTTGACAAATATCTGAATTGGCTTCAAGAAGAAGCtcaaaaagtaaaaaatgtaaAGCGTATTATACTTTTCCTTCATCTCCTTGGTTGTGATACTACAGGACATGCTGCAAAGCCCAATTCTAG aGAATACATCGAAAACATGAATTATGTTGATCATAAAATAGAAGAAGTTGTACAAATGACAGAAAATATTTTTGGGGATAATGCTACTGCATACATTTTCACAGCTGATCATGGAATGACTAATTGGGGATCACATGGAAGTGGTTctacagatgaaacagaaacaccATTAATTGTTTGGGGTGCAGGAATTAATGCATTTAGCTCTCGTCAAGATGTAGAACAAGTAGATATTACTCCACTGATATCAACCTTAATTGGTGCACCTATTCCTAGCAATAGTGAA GGTGTTTTGCCATGGCAATATTTAAATGATACTGATCTTAAATACATAAATCATGctttgttaaataatttaaaacagtTAACATATCAAGTAAAAGCAAATCGCGAAATGAATTGTGAGAACAATAGATTTTCAGATTGGAAAGAGATAGAATTGGATTACAAAATTTCTATATTAGATAAATATCTTAGAGAAAAAAACTTAAGagagaaattaattgaaatagtTGATACAATTGAATTAGCCAAAGAATCTTTGTCATATTTTCGACAATACCAAAGATTACggtttttaatatatttgtcaATAATGTGGCTAGGATGGATAATATTGTTATTCTTTAAAATAGCTGGAGCTAAGCGACTTATTATCAATCGCAATGCCTTATTAGTAGCAGATATTACATTTATATCCATACTCATTACTATATTCATTATGCATAAAG TTTCAGATTGCAGAAATTGGAGATTACCCTGTTACGGATCTTTAGCTACAATCTCTTTTTGGTTTGCTATTCGAAGTATAATTATGTACTCAATAAAATTAAGATTCCAAAATGATAAACATCTTTGGGTAAAGGTTATAGGAATAATTTTGTTACTAGCAATAATTTTTATGGGATTAACGTACAGATTTATTCTTAGTGTAGGAATATTATGTACAGCTTTAATTCAAAACATGATATTAAAAAAAACTCGGAATTTTTGTTGGACAGCTGTATTTTTAGCTGTTTTTCCATTATTACCTGTTGTAGAACCATATCCTCGAATTTATATCGT ATTTTTCAGTATATGTATTGTAACGATAATAGTTGCTTTACAAATCCAATCAAAGTACAGAAAAGCAGTCGACATTTTTCGACTAATAATTACAGGATTGACATGCCTAGAATTTATAGATGGTCGAAGTTGGGTGTCATGGGCAATTTTACTAACAACGCCATTACAGATTTGCACTTATTCCATAGAATTAAAGGAAAGAATGCAAGGTGTCATGTTGGGTTTTTTCTGTCCACTTACTTTATTATCAACATCTTATGAACCTTTCTTCTTCATATTTCTTGCACTACATTTATCTTGCTGGCCACAATCTAATGTGCTTCCTAATCAAAGTTATCAAAGgaccaaaaatattttaacagtgGAAGAATTACTGAAAGCTACAATCTTT ATGTTATATACATTATTGTGTTTCTTTGGAACTGGCAATATGGCAAGTATTAGTTCATTCGATCCTTCTTGGACTCGACATTTCGTAACAATATTTTCACCATTCCTAATGTTTTCATTGATACTTCTAAAAATTAGCATACCTTTAATATTAATTGGATGCGCAAGTCATATTCACGgatttccaaatattttcttAGCTGTACTTTTACTAGGAGACTGTTTATCATTACCACATATATATTGTGTTACTCCTCAAGGAAGTTGGTTGGACATTGGTAGTGCTATCAGTAgatttacaattataatatcCCTTCCATGTCTTTTATTGTTATTGTATTATCTTTCATACCCTCTTATGACATTtattccaaataaatttaagtCTCACATGGTTTTAGAAAAAACACATgttgtataa
- the LOC143145141 gene encoding GPI ethanolamine phosphate transferase 1 isoform X2: MMLHTSESITLDLLTFEDLELLRARRFERNSCSSLSNTTNNRRYLILTYTVEFDRIHYPLPLEYCGLPDPVILQSTIRRLQAEIEKLQSIGVNKNLQKRIEQLTTANQRLVQENQRLASGELPSVPVLENAPAKRLVLFVADGLRFRTFIESPPKFLKYVMTYKGVWGVSHTRLPTESRPGIVAICAGLYEDPSAIFKGWKENPVDFDSIFNQSHFSWAWGSSDIIPMFTKGTKGNVYGDSYPHEWQDFDIMQGQIWRLDSWVFDKYLNWLQEEAQKVKNVKRIILFLHLLGCDTTGHAAKPNSREYIENMNYVDHKIEEVVQMTENIFGDNATAYIFTADHGMTNWGSHGSGSTDETETPLIVWGAGINAFSSRQDVEQVDITPLISTLIGAPIPSNSEGVLPWQYLNDTDLKYINHALLNNLKQLTYQVKANREMNCENNRFSDWKEIELDYKISILDKYLREKNLREKLIEIVDTIELAKESLSYFRQYQRLRFLIYLSIMWLGWIILLFFKIAGAKRLIINRNALLVADITFISILITIFIMHKVSDCRNWRLPCYGSLATISFWFAIRSIIMYSIKLRFQNDKHLWVKVIGIILLLAIIFMGLTYRFILSVGILCTALIQNMILKKTRNFCWTAVFLAVFPLLPVVEPYPRIYIVFFSICIVTIIVALQIQSKYRKAVDIFRLIITGLTCLEFIDGRSWVSWAILLTTPLQICTYSIELKERMQGVMLGFFCPLTLLSTSYEPFFFIFLALHLSCWPQSNVLPNQSYQRTKNILTVEELLKATIFMLYTLLCFFGTGNMASISSFDPSWTRHFVTIFSPFLMFSLILLKISIPLILIGCASHIHGFPNIFLAVLLLGDCLSLPHIYCVTPQGSWLDIGSAISRFTIIISLPCLLLLLYYLSYPLMTFIPNKFKSHMVLEKTHVV, from the exons ATGATGCTGCAT ACAAGCGAATCTATTACTTTGGATCTCCTCACATTTGAAGATTTAGAATTGCTGCGTGCACGCAGATTTGAACGTAATTCATGTTCAAGTTTGAGTAATACAACAAATAATCGTCGATACCTTATATTAACATACACAGTGGAATTTGATCG AATCCACTATCCATTACCACTGGAATATTGTGGGTTACCCGATCCAGTAATATTACAATCTACCATTAGAAGATTACAagctgaaattgaaaaattgcaatCTATTGGAGTGAATAAAAACCTGCAAAAACGTATTGAGCAACTTACAACTGCAAATCAAAGACTTGTTCAAGAAAATCAGAGACTTGCAAGTGGAG AATTGCCAAGTGTACCAGTTTTGGAAAATGCACCAGCGAAAAGATTAGTCTTGTTTGTGGCGGATGGTTTGAGATTCAGGACCTTCATCGAATCACCACCAAAATTTCTGAA ATATGTGATGACATATAAAGGTGTTTGGGGTGTATCTCATACACGATTGCCCACAGAATCTAGACCAGGCATTGTTGCAATTTGTGCAGGATTATACGAAGATCCTAGTGCTATTTTTAAAGGGTGGAAAGAAAATCCTGTTGATTTTGACTCTATTTTCAATCAAAGTCACTTTTCATGGGCATGGGGAAGCTCTGATATTATACCCATGTTTACAAAAG gtACAAAGGGAAATGTATATGGTGATAGCTATCCTCATGAATGGCAAGATTTTGATATAATGCAAGGTCAAATTTGGCGCTTAGATTCATGGGTGTTTGACAAATATCTGAATTGGCTTCAAGAAGAAGCtcaaaaagtaaaaaatgtaaAGCGTATTATACTTTTCCTTCATCTCCTTGGTTGTGATACTACAGGACATGCTGCAAAGCCCAATTCTAG aGAATACATCGAAAACATGAATTATGTTGATCATAAAATAGAAGAAGTTGTACAAATGACAGAAAATATTTTTGGGGATAATGCTACTGCATACATTTTCACAGCTGATCATGGAATGACTAATTGGGGATCACATGGAAGTGGTTctacagatgaaacagaaacaccATTAATTGTTTGGGGTGCAGGAATTAATGCATTTAGCTCTCGTCAAGATGTAGAACAAGTAGATATTACTCCACTGATATCAACCTTAATTGGTGCACCTATTCCTAGCAATAGTGAA GGTGTTTTGCCATGGCAATATTTAAATGATACTGATCTTAAATACATAAATCATGctttgttaaataatttaaaacagtTAACATATCAAGTAAAAGCAAATCGCGAAATGAATTGTGAGAACAATAGATTTTCAGATTGGAAAGAGATAGAATTGGATTACAAAATTTCTATATTAGATAAATATCTTAGAGAAAAAAACTTAAGagagaaattaattgaaatagtTGATACAATTGAATTAGCCAAAGAATCTTTGTCATATTTTCGACAATACCAAAGATTACggtttttaatatatttgtcaATAATGTGGCTAGGATGGATAATATTGTTATTCTTTAAAATAGCTGGAGCTAAGCGACTTATTATCAATCGCAATGCCTTATTAGTAGCAGATATTACATTTATATCCATACTCATTACTATATTCATTATGCATAAAG TTTCAGATTGCAGAAATTGGAGATTACCCTGTTACGGATCTTTAGCTACAATCTCTTTTTGGTTTGCTATTCGAAGTATAATTATGTACTCAATAAAATTAAGATTCCAAAATGATAAACATCTTTGGGTAAAGGTTATAGGAATAATTTTGTTACTAGCAATAATTTTTATGGGATTAACGTACAGATTTATTCTTAGTGTAGGAATATTATGTACAGCTTTAATTCAAAACATGATATTAAAAAAAACTCGGAATTTTTGTTGGACAGCTGTATTTTTAGCTGTTTTTCCATTATTACCTGTTGTAGAACCATATCCTCGAATTTATATCGT ATTTTTCAGTATATGTATTGTAACGATAATAGTTGCTTTACAAATCCAATCAAAGTACAGAAAAGCAGTCGACATTTTTCGACTAATAATTACAGGATTGACATGCCTAGAATTTATAGATGGTCGAAGTTGGGTGTCATGGGCAATTTTACTAACAACGCCATTACAGATTTGCACTTATTCCATAGAATTAAAGGAAAGAATGCAAGGTGTCATGTTGGGTTTTTTCTGTCCACTTACTTTATTATCAACATCTTATGAACCTTTCTTCTTCATATTTCTTGCACTACATTTATCTTGCTGGCCACAATCTAATGTGCTTCCTAATCAAAGTTATCAAAGgaccaaaaatattttaacagtgGAAGAATTACTGAAAGCTACAATCTTT ATGTTATATACATTATTGTGTTTCTTTGGAACTGGCAATATGGCAAGTATTAGTTCATTCGATCCTTCTTGGACTCGACATTTCGTAACAATATTTTCACCATTCCTAATGTTTTCATTGATACTTCTAAAAATTAGCATACCTTTAATATTAATTGGATGCGCAAGTCATATTCACGgatttccaaatattttcttAGCTGTACTTTTACTAGGAGACTGTTTATCATTACCACATATATATTGTGTTACTCCTCAAGGAAGTTGGTTGGACATTGGTAGTGCTATCAGTAgatttacaattataatatcCCTTCCATGTCTTTTATTGTTATTGTATTATCTTTCATACCCTCTTATGACATTtattccaaataaatttaagtCTCACATGGTTTTAGAAAAAACACATgttgtataa
- the LOC143145493 gene encoding uncharacterized protein LOC143145493 — translation INVSNIFGHLGKGLRHLLESVKSLENNVAKERMSCRTQIQRLKAENATLLLKVQQLTESAARKPGDGSPALKRYKHSSSIRSNYSSGRQSRSRSSSISSHVKTSRSSLSPGSSMESLRIRRSPCQSMKTYNKTKESKLDLENLESRIHTLQKMLKEGINLN, via the exons AttaatgtttcaaatatttttggaCATTTAGGAAAAGGTTTAAGACATTTATTAGAGTCAGTTAAATCATTAGAAAATAATGTTGCTAAAGAACGTATGTCTTGTCGAACACAAATTCAGAGACTTAAAGCTGAAAATGCAACTCTGTTATTAAAAGTACAACAACTTACTGAATCTGCTGCTAGAAAACCTGGAGATGGTAGTCCAGCATTAAAACGTTATAAACATTCTTCTTCTATACGATCAAATTATTCAAGTGGTAGACAAAGCAGAAGTCGATCTTCTTCAATTTCTAGTCATGTTAAAACTTCTAGATCTAGTTTATCACCAG GCAGTTCAATGGAATCACTTAGAATTCGCAGATCTCCTTGTCAAAGTATGAAAACATATAACAAAACAAAGGAATCAA aACTTGACCTTGAAAATTTGGAATCAAGAATTCACACATTGCAGAAAATGTTGAAAGAAGgaataaatttgaattaa
- the LOC143145146 gene encoding optic atrophy 3 protein homolog, protein MVVGVFPALKLGVLFVKQISKPLAKFLVNQAKNHPVFKTYFIIPPAQFYHWAEVKAKMYIMNLGKPTKVAKLNEAMAIELGANLMGEVIIFSVAGGCLILEYNRQVAKEMKKEEVRLAQVQKFMNDIENLNTITSQQEAEIQYLLEAVKALSKDTKHKLPTNPITTEITKQKKELEPDGKLVSNVNLKTNIETHDRENVKQSLVQRAIIYYQQDVRADRFS, encoded by the exons ATGGTAGTAGGTGTTTTTCCGGCCCTTAAATTGGGAGTGTTATTTGTGAAACAAATTAGTAAACCTTTAGCAAAGTTTCTGGTTAACCAAGCAAAAAATCATCCCGTATTTAAAACCTATTTTATTATACCTCCTGCTCAAT TTTATCATTGGGCTGAAGTAAAAGCTAAAATGTATATAATGAATCTTGGTAAGCCTACAAAAGTTGCAAAATTGAATGAAGCCATGGCAATAGAGTTAGGAGCAAATTTGATGGGCGAAGTTATCATATTTAGTGTTGCTGGTGGTTGCCTAATATTGGAATATAATCGCCAAGTagcaaaagaaatgaaaaaagaagaagtacGTCTCGCACAGGTGCAAAAATTTATGAATGACATTGAGAACTTAAATACAATTACATCTCAACAAGAGGCTGAAATTCAATATCTACTAGAAGCTGTTAAAGCATTATCCAAAGATACAAAACATAAATTGCCTACCAACCCAATTACAACAGAAATAACTAAACAGAAAAAAGAACTTGAACCAGATGGAAAACTTGTTTCAAAtgtaaatttgaaaacaaatataGAAACACATGATAGAGAAAATGTGAAACAATCACTGGTTCAACGTGCTATAATATACTACCAACAAGATGTCAGAGCAGATAGATTCAGTTAa